In a genomic window of uncultured Flavobacterium sp.:
- the apaG gene encoding Co2+/Mg2+ efflux protein ApaG, which produces MVSQITRGIKISVLTSFEGTYFKNYKIHFAFSYVVTIENHSKDSVQLTSRHWEIFDSLNDLEVVDGEGVIGKKPVLKPGENHTYSSGCLLSSPYGAMKGHFNMINFTTTKTFKVIVPTFRMCAPFALN; this is translated from the coding sequence ATGGTTTCTCAAATTACAAGAGGCATAAAAATATCTGTTTTGACTAGTTTTGAAGGTACTTACTTCAAAAACTACAAGATTCATTTTGCCTTTAGTTATGTCGTTACAATCGAAAATCACAGTAAAGATTCTGTTCAGTTAACTTCTCGTCACTGGGAAATTTTTGATTCTCTAAATGATTTAGAGGTTGTTGACGGAGAAGGCGTTATTGGAAAAAAACCAGTTTTAAAACCTGGAGAAAATCACACTTATAGCTCTGGTTGTTTATTATCATCACCTTATGGCGCTATGAAAGGTCATTTTAATATGATCAATTTTACGACTACAAAAACATTCAAAGTTATTGTTCCTACTTTTAGAATGTGTGCTCCGTTTGCTTTAAATTAA
- the pdeM gene encoding ligase-associated DNA damage response endonuclease PdeM, whose translation MKIVIDNQIFTLHQSGAVFWEEKKILLISDVHLGKVAHFRKHGIGIPKDAIFENFTRLNAVLELFNVETIVFLGDLFHSKINNEWDLFVEWTQQHSQKIILVEGNHDIISKEFYADLNIEIYSELVIDNFLLTHHPTEEENLFNFCGHLHPGIKLKGLGRQFLSLSCFFRKPKQLIFPSFGEFTGNSYLIPTENDKVYAITKEEVIEVNVN comes from the coding sequence ATGAAAATAGTCATTGATAATCAAATATTTACATTGCATCAATCCGGAGCAGTATTTTGGGAAGAAAAGAAGATTCTTTTAATTTCGGATGTGCATTTAGGTAAGGTTGCGCATTTTAGAAAACACGGAATCGGAATTCCGAAAGATGCTATTTTTGAAAATTTTACTCGTTTAAACGCCGTTTTAGAATTGTTCAATGTTGAAACGATTGTTTTCTTAGGAGATTTATTTCACAGTAAAATCAATAACGAATGGGATTTATTTGTAGAATGGACCCAACAACATTCGCAAAAGATTATTTTGGTTGAAGGAAATCACGATATTATTTCTAAAGAATTTTACGCCGATTTGAATATTGAAATTTATAGCGAATTAGTTATAGATAATTTTTTACTGACGCATCATCCAACAGAAGAAGAAAATCTTTTTAATTTTTGCGGACATCTTCATCCCGGAATAAAATTAAAAGGATTAGGAAGACAATTTTTAAGTTTATCGTGTTTTTTTAGAAAACCGAAACAATTGATTTTTCCTTCGTTTGGAGAATTTACCGGCAATTCGTACTTAATTCCAACAGAAAATGACAAAGTCTACGCCATTACAAAAGAAGAAGTAATTGAAGTTAATGTAAATTAA
- a CDS encoding ligase-associated DNA damage response DEXH box helicase yields the protein MNREELYTIAENWFHDQGWKAFPFQTQTWTAFLQGKNGLLNAPTGSGKTYALWFPIVLDYIKKNPDYKTKHKPGLKAIWITPLRALSVEIKQAAERIVQDLDTQMTVGIRSGDTSQSERVKQSKKMPDLLITTPESLQLLLASKEFAKTFANCSAIVVDEWHELLGTKRGVQMELALSRLKTVAPKMRIWGISATIGNLELAQQVLLGLNSEAYQNSVLIKANINKKIKVLSILPEKMDSYPWRGHMGLHLIDEVAKIIRKSKTTLIFTNVRSACEMWFQAILEKYPEFAGDMAMHHGSISRETRLWVENAIRNEDLKVVVCTSSLDLGVDFAPVETIIQVGGPKGVARFLQRAGRSGHQPGKESVIYFLATHAIELIEASALKKAVEKTIVEDRIPYLNSWDVLVQYLNTLAVSDGFFPDEIFEEVRQTFCYQNITKENWNWILNFITNGSQSLQAYDEFKKVEVEEDGRFKINSRLIAMHHRMQIGTIVGDASLNVKFLSGGYIGSIEEWFVSKLKPGDVFTFAGKRLELFRVKNMQVLVRKADPKKASKVVSWMGGRMALSVQMSELLREELYAANTDNLTPELKALKPIFDRQRKESIVPDTNEFLIETFKTREGFHAVFYPFEGRFVHEALASILSYRISLLSPITFSLAYNDYGFELLSDQEIDMQAIFDNNLFSSEYIHHDLQKSLNSTEMARRKFRDIAVIAGLVFTGMPGKPVKTKHLQSGSQLLFEVFRDYEPDNLLLQQAYIETFEHQLEEGRLLQALERINSQTIVWKQCKKPTPFSFPIITDRLREKLSSETLQERIKKMTASYMKV from the coding sequence ATGAATAGAGAGGAACTTTATACCATTGCAGAAAACTGGTTTCACGATCAGGGTTGGAAAGCATTTCCTTTTCAAACCCAGACCTGGACTGCTTTTCTGCAAGGTAAAAACGGTTTATTAAACGCGCCAACCGGAAGCGGAAAAACCTATGCTTTATGGTTTCCGATCGTTCTCGATTACATTAAAAAAAATCCTGATTATAAAACCAAACATAAACCCGGATTAAAAGCAATCTGGATTACGCCCTTGCGCGCACTTTCGGTCGAAATAAAACAAGCTGCTGAAAGAATTGTTCAAGATTTAGATACGCAAATGACCGTTGGAATTCGGTCTGGAGATACTTCGCAAAGCGAAAGAGTAAAACAAAGCAAAAAAATGCCGGATTTACTAATAACAACTCCAGAAAGTTTACAATTGCTTTTAGCATCAAAAGAATTCGCTAAAACTTTTGCCAATTGTTCGGCGATTGTAGTAGACGAATGGCATGAATTATTAGGCACAAAACGTGGTGTACAAATGGAACTTGCTTTGTCTCGATTAAAAACCGTAGCGCCAAAAATGCGTATTTGGGGAATTTCAGCCACAATAGGAAATCTCGAATTAGCACAACAAGTTTTACTAGGATTAAATTCTGAAGCCTATCAAAATTCGGTTTTAATAAAAGCGAATATCAACAAGAAGATAAAAGTACTTTCGATATTGCCTGAGAAAATGGACAGTTATCCGTGGCGCGGACATATGGGATTACACTTAATTGATGAGGTTGCTAAAATCATCAGAAAGAGTAAAACCACTTTAATTTTTACCAATGTTCGTTCGGCTTGCGAAATGTGGTTTCAGGCCATATTAGAAAAATATCCTGAATTTGCCGGAGATATGGCGATGCATCACGGAAGTATTAGTCGAGAAACGCGTTTGTGGGTTGAAAATGCGATTAGAAACGAAGATTTAAAAGTAGTAGTTTGTACTTCGAGTTTAGATTTGGGAGTTGATTTTGCTCCGGTTGAAACTATAATTCAAGTTGGCGGACCAAAAGGTGTTGCACGTTTTCTGCAAAGAGCAGGACGAAGCGGTCATCAACCCGGAAAAGAAAGTGTTATTTATTTTCTTGCAACGCATGCAATTGAACTTATAGAAGCGTCGGCACTTAAAAAAGCAGTTGAAAAAACGATTGTCGAAGATCGAATTCCGTATTTAAACAGTTGGGATGTTTTGGTACAATATTTAAATACTTTGGCGGTTTCAGACGGATTTTTTCCTGATGAAATTTTTGAAGAAGTGAGACAAACATTCTGCTATCAAAACATCACAAAGGAAAACTGGAACTGGATTCTGAATTTCATTACCAACGGAAGTCAGAGTTTACAAGCTTACGACGAATTCAAAAAAGTTGAGGTTGAAGAAGACGGACGTTTTAAAATCAATAGTAGATTGATTGCCATGCATCATCGAATGCAAATTGGGACAATCGTAGGCGATGCATCTTTGAACGTTAAGTTTTTAAGCGGAGGCTATATTGGTTCTATTGAAGAATGGTTTGTCTCAAAACTAAAACCCGGCGATGTTTTTACTTTTGCCGGAAAAAGACTTGAACTTTTCCGTGTAAAAAACATGCAGGTTCTAGTTCGAAAAGCCGATCCTAAAAAAGCATCAAAAGTAGTAAGTTGGATGGGCGGTCGTATGGCTTTGTCTGTACAAATGAGCGAATTGCTTCGGGAAGAATTATATGCTGCAAATACAGATAATCTGACTCCGGAATTAAAAGCCTTAAAACCTATTTTTGATAGACAACGCAAGGAAAGCATTGTTCCTGATACAAACGAATTTTTAATAGAAACCTTTAAAACCAGAGAAGGATTTCATGCCGTTTTTTATCCTTTCGAAGGTCGGTTTGTGCATGAAGCTTTGGCTAGTATTCTCTCGTATCGCATTAGTTTGCTTTCGCCAATTACTTTTTCTCTGGCGTATAATGATTACGGATTTGAGTTACTTTCAGATCAGGAAATTGATATGCAGGCTATTTTTGATAATAACTTATTTTCATCAGAATATATTCATCATGATTTGCAAAAAAGCTTAAATTCGACCGAAATGGCTCGAAGAAAATTCAGAGATATTGCTGTAATTGCCGGATTGGTTTTTACAGGAATGCCGGGAAAACCTGTTAAAACGAAACATTTGCAAAGTGGTTCGCAATTGCTTTTTGAAGTTTTTCGAGATTATGAACCAGATAATTTATTATTGCAACAAGCTTATATAGAAACATTTGAACATCAACTAGAAGAAGGACGTTTGCTTCAGGCATTGGAACGAATTAACAGCCAGACAATTGTTTGGAAACAATGCAAAAAGCCAACGCCATTCAGTTTTCCTATAATTACAGATCGATTAAGAGAAAAATTGTCTAGTGAAACTTTGCAGGAAAGAATCAAAAAAATGACTGCAAGTTATATGAAAGTCTAA
- a CDS encoding ATP-dependent DNA ligase: MKNFAQLIKTLDSSNKTNVKVDALTTYFKNASPEDKVWTIAILSHRRPPRPVNTTLLRIWANELANIPLWLFEESYHIVGDLAETIALIIPTTKEHSDKSLTEYLQEIIALKKKSDPEKKEYLHENWLALNYYERFVFTKLITGSLRIGVSQKLMTRALSKAENVDEDTLAYKLMGNWDPNTITFQELILDEKSSDYLSKPYPFYLAYPIEGEVENLGNPEDWSIEHKWDGIRSQTIIRESEIYVWSRGEELVTDKYPEFKSFLGIIPNGTVIDAEILAFPEGEIGTFNDLQARIGRKTISASLLEKVPVILKAYDILEWEGKDIRDLPYVERRLLLEQLYDSIKDKTSHFQLSERILLHSWEDVTNERMRAREMKSEGLMLKRNNSPYQVGRKKGDWWKWKIEPLVIDAVLTYAMRGHGRRSNLFTDYTFALWQTNEKGERELVTFAKAYSGLTDAEFRKVDDFIKKNTLERFGPVRSVTPQLVFEIGFEGIALSKRHKSGIATRFPRILRWRQDKKIEEANSIEDLKNMIS; the protein is encoded by the coding sequence ATGAAAAACTTTGCCCAACTTATAAAAACCCTTGACAGTTCGAATAAAACGAACGTAAAAGTAGATGCCCTGACGACGTATTTTAAAAATGCATCGCCGGAAGATAAAGTATGGACAATTGCAATTTTATCACATCGACGTCCGCCAAGACCGGTCAATACTACTTTATTGCGAATTTGGGCAAATGAGTTAGCCAATATTCCGTTATGGCTTTTTGAAGAAAGTTATCATATTGTGGGCGATTTAGCCGAAACGATTGCTTTGATCATTCCAACTACAAAAGAACATTCGGATAAAAGTTTAACAGAATATCTACAGGAAATTATCGCTTTAAAAAAGAAATCAGATCCTGAGAAAAAAGAATATTTACATGAAAATTGGTTAGCGCTTAATTATTACGAACGCTTTGTTTTTACCAAATTAATTACCGGAAGTTTAAGAATCGGCGTAAGCCAAAAATTAATGACGCGCGCCTTATCAAAAGCAGAAAATGTGGATGAAGATACTTTGGCTTATAAATTAATGGGAAACTGGGATCCGAACACCATTACTTTTCAGGAATTAATTTTGGATGAAAAAAGCAGTGATTATTTATCTAAACCCTATCCCTTTTATTTGGCATATCCAATTGAAGGCGAAGTAGAAAATCTTGGAAATCCCGAAGATTGGTCAATCGAACATAAATGGGACGGAATTAGGTCACAAACTATCATCCGCGAAAGCGAAATTTATGTTTGGTCGAGAGGAGAAGAATTAGTTACAGATAAATATCCGGAGTTTAAATCTTTCTTGGGAATTATTCCAAACGGAACCGTTATCGATGCTGAGATTCTGGCTTTTCCGGAAGGAGAAATAGGGACCTTTAATGATTTACAAGCCAGAATTGGTCGTAAAACTATTTCTGCATCTTTGTTAGAAAAAGTTCCTGTAATTTTAAAAGCGTATGATATTCTGGAATGGGAAGGGAAAGATATTCGGGATTTACCTTATGTAGAACGCCGATTGTTATTAGAACAATTGTACGATTCGATAAAAGATAAAACGTCTCATTTTCAATTATCAGAAAGAATTTTGCTCCATTCCTGGGAAGATGTAACGAACGAAAGAATGCGTGCCCGCGAAATGAAAAGCGAAGGTTTGATGTTAAAACGAAATAATTCGCCGTATCAGGTAGGAAGAAAAAAAGGCGATTGGTGGAAATGGAAAATAGAACCTCTCGTAATCGATGCTGTTTTAACTTACGCTATGCGAGGTCATGGACGACGCTCGAATCTTTTTACCGATTATACTTTCGCACTTTGGCAAACCAATGAAAAAGGCGAACGAGAACTCGTCACTTTCGCGAAAGCATATTCCGGTTTAACCGATGCCGAATTCAGAAAAGTTGATGATTTTATAAAGAAGAATACTTTAGAAAGATTTGGTCCCGTAAGAAGTGTAACGCCACAATTGGTTTTCGAAATTGGTTTTGAAGGCATCGCACTTTCAAAAAGACATAAAAGCGGAATTGCAACCCGATTTCCGAGAATCTTAAGATGGAGACAAGACAAAAAAATAGAAGAAGCCAACTCTATAGAAGATTTAAAAAACATGATTTCATGA